TGGTTTTCATCAATGTGGGCAATAAACTTACTGCTATCCGCCGGAAGCTGAAGTTGTCCAGAAGTCAAGGGATGTATTTCAACTAAGGCAGGCAGGAGGGCTCGACCAGATTGCTTCATAGCACTTACTGCTTTTCGCTGTAACCGCTCTAATTTGAGCACTCTTCGTTCGGAATAGTCACACTCAACAAACTGGATACTATCAACGCCAATTTCGGTGAGCTTTTCTACCATCCATTCCGTGCGATCGAGGTTTTTGGTGGGAGCAATTAGCAAATGAATAGAGTAGGGGAACGCAGCTTGATGCTGCTGGCGAACGATACTAAAAGTGCAGCGTTTAGGACTCGTCTCTTGAATAACCGACTGGTAGTACGTGCCTTTTCCATCTACGACAGTTATGGTATCATTTGGGCGCAATCGTAGCACTTTTGCACAGTGGCGAGATTCTTCTTCGCCTAAAAAATTGGCTCCGTCAGCAATATCCGGTTGATAGAAAGTAGCCATAAAAACGATTGTGCAATTGAAAATAATCCAGAATATCTCTGCCAGCGAAAGAGTTTCACCTGAACACTTAATTTCCAGCGTAAGCCGTATGCTGGGTGAGTATACTACGGTTAATGTCTCGCACTAAAGCAGGGCCTTCGTAAATGTATCCGGTATAAATTTGAACTAAACTGGCTCCTGCCTCTAATTTTTCTAAAGCATCATTAGGACAGCCGATGCCTCCCACACCGATAATCGGTAGTTTCCCTCCTGACTTTTGATGAATGTAGCGAATTACTTCGGTAGAGCGTTGGCGAATAGCTGATCCGCTTAATCCTCCGGCTCCAATTTGCTGTAATGTTTCGGCATTGGTCTGGAGCGACTCGCGAGAGATCGTTGTATTCGTAGCAATAATGCCGTCCACCGGAACCGTTAGGCAAATTTCAATAATATCATCTAGCTGAGATTCATTTAGATCTGGCGCAATCTTGAGCAGAATTGGTTTTGGATGTTCCTTTTTTTGATTAAGCTCTTTTAGATGATTGAGTAGATTAAACAACGGTTCTTTTTCCTGAAGTTGCCGTAAGTCAGGAGTGTTGGGTGAGCTTACATTTACTGTAAAATAATCTACTAGCGGAAATAGCAACTCGAAGCACTGTTCGTAATCGTCTGTGGCATTTTCGTTAGGGGTGGTTTTATTCTTACCAATATTTCCCCCCACAATAATATCAGATTTCCGCCGGGCTAATCGTTTGGCTGCTTCGTGAATGCCCCCATTATTGAACCCCATTCGATTAATCAGGCCACTGTCTTGAGGTAAGCGAAACAGACGAGGCTGCGGATTTCCGGCCTGCGGATGAGGTGTTAACGTACCAATCTCAACAAATCCAAAACCTAAGGCTGCCATCTCATCAATCAGCTTAGCATCTTTATCAAATCCCGCCGCTAGCCCAACCGGATTTTTGAATTCTAAGCCAAATAAATTTTGGGTTAAGCTTGGACTATCCACTTCCAGTGCCTTCTGAAATAAAAGCCTGACCGGAGGAATTGCCATTGCTACGCGTAGTAAGCCGACGGTCACTTTGTGAGCCTGTTCTGGCTTCAGTAAAAATAGTAGAGGACGAAGAACTGATTTATACATACGCTAGTCCAAATTTCGCAACTTTAAAATCAGATCGGTTTTCTTGGTAAATAGCTTCTCTTCTAAGCCTACCGGATAGCTATGAGGGTTTACAAATCGCTTTACGCCCCAGGGTAGTTCAGCCAAATTACGTAAGGTAGCACTTCGTATATCCGCTATCTTGGGTGACTCATAGGTAGCTGTTCCACCCCGAAATACGGGTACCAGTAATTCTTCAAAATCAGCCTCACCCGAATGTATAATCTTCTGGCGAGTGATATCCAAAGGGTCAATTATTTTATGCTTTTCTTCCAGCGTTTGCAAGGTATCATAAAGCATATCGGCTACTATTTGCCGCCTACTGTTTTTTTGGGTGTAAAACCGCCGTACTTGCTGAATGCCCGGGTTATTCACTTTAATAGCCTGCTCAGATAGTTTGATTTTATACTGCCACTTGCCGTCTTCTTTCAACGCAGCTAGTTTATAAACTGCCCCTAAAGCAGGTTGATCGTACGCTGTAACTAACTTGGTGCCAATGCCCCACACATCTATTTTGGCATCTTGCGTTCGTAGGCTGCTGATAATATTCTCATCTAGATCGTTACTAGCAACAATCTTAGCATCAGGAAATCCGGCCTCATCCAACATTTTTCGGGCTTCAATACTCAAGTAGGCTAAGTCACCCGAGTCTATGCGTACTCCCAGTAGCTGTTTGCCTTTACTTTTCAGTATTTTTCCTACTTCAATCGCTTTTTTTACTCCTTCCAGCGTATTGTAGGTGTCTACCAATAAAATGCAGTTGTTGGGCATAGCCTCAGCGTAGGCTTTAAAGGCACTCAATTCATCATCAAAAGCCATAATCCAACTGTGCGCGTGGGTTCCGCTAACCGGGATTCCGAAGAGTTTGCCCGCTAAAACATTAGAAGTGGACGTGCCTCCGCCAATATACGCAGCCCTACTAGCGGCCAATGCTCCGTCAATACCTTGAGCGCGTCGTAATCCAAATTCTAAAACTGGTTCACCTTTGGCGGCCACATGAATTCGAGCGGCTTTGGTAGCAATAAGGGTCTGATAATTAATAATATTCAGTAGTGGCGACTCAATAAGTTGGCACTGTAGAATGGGGCCTTTCACCCGGATAAGTGGTTCGTGCGGAAATACGACTGTTCCTTCGGGAATGGCATCTACATCGCAGGTGAACTTTAGCTCTTGAAGGTACGCTAAAAACGCTGGCTCAAACATAGGACGGCCATCTGGGCCTTCCAGAGTAGACAAATAGCTCAGGTCGGTATCGGTAAACTGAAAGCTCTGAAGCAGATCGATAACGTAGGAAAGGCCACAGTTCACGGAGAAGCCACCATTGAATGGGTTTTTCCGAAAAAACAGATTGAAGACTCCGGTTTTCTCAGCCATACCCGTTTTCCAATAGCCATAAGCCATAGTAATCTGATAAAAATCAGTGAGCAAAGCTAAGGAGCTGGTGTACAAGTTATTGGTTAAGTTCATTTACCGATAAGAGGGTTGGTACGATTGCTGAATGGCTATTGGTTCGCAGCCCACGGGCATTGGTCAATAGTTAACAGTCCACAGTCGATAGTCCACGGGCATTAAAAATTGAAAATTACAGACTAGAAAATAGATCATTAAATTAAAAGATGCATCTCGTTGATTTTGGAAAAAGGTGATTTTAACTTCTGTTTTCCGTTCTCCGTCTTTTTCAACCTGCTATATTTTGTAAGCGGGCTACCGCTTCTTTGATGCGCTCGTATATGTTATCAATACTACCTACTCCGTCGATAAGCTCGTAACGCCCCTGAGTTTCGTAGTAAGTAGCTACCGGTAGCGTTTCGGTCTGGTATACCTGCAAACGCGTAGCAATTTTAGCTTTATCTTGGTCGTCGGCTCGTCCGGAGGTTTTGCCTCGCTCAACAATACGCGCAATCAATTCGTCGTCAGGAACTGATAGGGCAATCATTCCGGTAATGGGGGTTTCCTTTTGGTTAAGCAGTTCATCTAAAGCTTTTGCTTGGGGAATGGTTCGAGGAAAGCCATCGAAGATGATGCCTTGCAGGTTATTCTCTTCTCGTAGTCTATCATCTACCATATCAATCACCAACTGGTCAGGTACCAATCGGCCTTCGTCCATAAACGCCCGCGCTTTTTTGCCCAACTCAGTACCTTCGCCTAAGTGCTTACGAAACAAATCACCCGTGGAAATGTGGGTCAATCCAAATTCTTCAATCAGTTTTTGGCTTTGAGTGCCTTTCCCGGCACCCGGAGGGCCAAAAAGTACAATATTTAGCATAGAAATATTAGTTCAAAGTACAAATACAAAAAGCAAGTTTACGACTCTTGGTTCGTATTTGAAAATTTTTTGCCGAGATGTCGATTATTAGGCTGCTGATTGTCTTTAGTCCACGGTCAATAGTCCACAGTCATTGAGTTACAGGCGGCCGTCGCACGGTTTAGCAGATTGAAGGTTGCAGAGTCTTGGGCATTGGTTAATAGTCCACGGTCGACAGTCCATAGTAGGCATTAGGTAAGAAAAATTGAAAATTACAGATTAGAAAATGGGGCATTAAATTAAAAGATGCATCTCGTTGGTTTCGTCAGCGATCAATTTTAAATTCCGGTCTCCGGTCTCCGGTCTCCGGTCTCCGGTCTCCGGTCTCCGGTCTCCGGTCTCCGGTCTCCGGTCTCCCTACTCCCCACTACTCAATTTATAAATATCGGGTAGGTTGCGTCCGAAACCGTCGTAGTCCAGTCCGTAGCCCACCACAAAGTCATTGGGAATATGGAAGCCTGCGTAATCAATCTCGATCGAGTGCTTGAGAGCTTCTGGCTTGAATAATAAAGTAGCAATAGAGATGCTGGCCGGATGTTGACTGCGGAGCTGCTTTAGCAAGAACTGAATAGTGTTTCCGGAATCAACGATGTCTTCAACAATAATAAGATGCCGCCCCTCGATAGGCACCTCCAAGCCAATAAACTCTCGATGCTCACCGGTAGATTGTAGCTGCTCGTACGACTTAACTTTCACAAAAGTAATTTCTGAAGGGATAGAAATATGCCGGGCTAAGTCAGCCATAAATATAAAAGCACCGTTAAGTACAGCGATAAAAATTGGATCATTTCCCTTCTGATCGCGATTAATGGTTTCGGCTAATTGGATAATCTTCTCCTGAATAGATTGCTGCGACAAGTAAGGCTCAAAGTGTAGGTCTTTAATTTGCATGGAGAAGCTATCAGATTATAAATTTTTCATTAGGTACTGGTAGAGCGCAAACATATGCGTAGCATCGGGCCAATAGACTTTCTCCTGAGGAGTATGAGCATCAGTAACCGGAGCACCGATAAAGCACCAATTGAAAGGGTAGGGGGAAAGCTGCAATTCACGACCGTCGCTGGAGCCACTGCCCTCTACTTCTAGCTGAAAAGAAACACCCGATTCCTGCGCTAACGCTACAATCTGATTCACAAAGGCTCGCCGTGGAATATTGCGGTCGCGCAGTGAGATAACGGTTCCCTCACCGTGCGGTATGCCGTCGGTTACCCAAGTTACATCCGAGATAAGGCACTGAGAAACTCCGTATTCTTCAAAAATAAACTTAGCCAAATAAGGTACCGATCCTCCTCCGTGTTCCTCCCAACAGCTAAAGACCAGAATGCCGTCCTCTAACGTTTCTGCTAGCTTTAGAGCATTGAGCACTCCCAGCCGGTTGTCCAGATAACAACTGTGGACATAATCGTCAGATTGTTGAAAATGGCATTCATACACTAGTTCGGTACCGCGTTCAATGCCTCTTCCAAAGTCATATTTTGCTTGCTTAGGAGAGTTTTCATCCGCCTGATCCATGTTTAGTTCGCAGAGGATCGGGCCTAGCTGATCTTTCCCCACTAGTTTGGTGCCGGATTCAGCCTTGGGACTGCCGATAGGTACTAGTTGATCTTGATAACGAACCGTAAACCCCACCGAGTCCATATGAGCAAATACAGCGGTGCGAGGTTGGCCAAATACTAATATCAAGCAGTCTTGAAAACCATCACCCTGAATAATCTTAGGCTGACGCTGCCAACTTTCTTGCTGCTGCTGAACGTAGGCTAAGATGTACTGCTTTAGTGCCCCTTCATTTCCCGAAGGGGCTTGCACCTGACAGAGTTGCTCAAGAAGTTTCCAGTCAGAATCAAAAGGTGAAGTCATTTGAATGGAATAATTTCCTTAGTCAGACTTAGAACGGAAGATCATCTTCCTCATCGGAGGCGGAAAGTAGATCGCCACCATTACCAGATGACGAAGCCGGAGCTGATGTTGGGGCATCGGCTGCGGGATGTGGTGCTGAGGCTGGGGCTTCAGCGGCTGCGGGCTGGATTCGCCAAGCTTGTAGTGAATTGAAGTATTTGGTGTTGCCCTGCGGGTCTACCCACTTCCGGCCCTTTAGGTTAAAGCTAACTGTAAGCTCTTGTCCTACCTGAAAATTATTGAGTAGATCGCAACGATCTTGAATACACTCAAATTTTACGAACTCTGGGTACTGGGGATTATCGGCGTATTCTACCACAAATTCGCGTTTTCGGAAGGTATCTGTCACTTGTGTGGTATCAGATAGATCAATAAGTTTTCCTTGGATTTCCATAGGTATATTCGGGTTTAGTGCTTTTCAAAAGATTACAAAAATGTGGATTCATTTTGATTTAACAAACCCGGTTGCTAATATTCGCTTTAGTTAAAATAGATGATTGAGAAAAACTAGCATGTACCGTTTCTTTAACTAATCGTGGAAACGCCTTTTAAATAAACGATCGTAAAGGAAACTAACCCTACCAAATAATCATTTTGGATAAATAAGTCCGCAATTGCGTAAAAATAGGTTCAGTTTTTGATACCTGAATAAGTGAGTTGCTTCTTGCGTGCTTGTCCAATAAGTAAACTCATTTCGCGTTAGCAAAAAACCAAGATAACTCCATTGTGTTATGACCCTCGACTACATTATTCTCTTCTTTCTGTTTCTGTTAGCTCTCACATTAGTTTTGCTAAAGATTATTCGTGATGAACGACAAGGCCGCTCAAACAACGACGGCGGTTTGCCATTTGAGTGGGACGAGCCAGAGCTTGATTTGCCGCCCGGCGTTATTCTTCCATTAGGTGGGCCAGTGCGGAAACCCGACGACGATCCGGTACTAGTTTCTTAGGTAGCTCGGCGGAGTACCATCTGCTGTTGGTCGGCCTTCACTGCTTTCTTATAGAAATCGAGTAACTCGCGGTAAGCCTCGGCTGGAAAATTACCCTTGTTTCGCTGAAACCTTCGGATATACATGATCTTACCCTGATCTACCTGGTATTCGCTATAGTAATCTCCGAAGATTGATGAAATTTCGGTTGACTCAGGGGTAAACTCAGCGTATAGGTTTTCGGGCATTTCAATCACTACCGTATCAATCTCAGTATACGCTTGACGGAACACTACTGGATAGGCTCTTTCTTCTGTATTTGCAGGTAAACTTTCCAATCGAGTCATAACGTTGGGGCTGAAAAACCATCGTTTGCCACTCACACTAGCGTAGTGGTCTAGTTCAATCGTCATCTCTTCCCTCGCTACCGGAAGCCGCTTCTTCGCTAACTCGTACTGAAACTGCTTCACCCGGAAGTTAGGAACCTCAATCTGCTCATAAACCGCTTGCTTCTGTTCAGTAGCATTGAGTCGGGTGATGCTGGCAATTCTATCATAAAGCTGACCGGAGTAGGTAGTATTAACTACCATGCTGCCGTTACCCGCTTCATCTAAACGCATCGCAATGGTTCTCACTTGCCGATTGTGCTGGGCCGAATAATCGGATGTCTTCACTAAATTACCTCCTTGGTCATTAACCATGAGCACATACCGATCGTTGGTAAAATCGCTTAAGTATCCGAAGGGATTAGTCTGACTGGTACACTCTAGCCAGACAGTATCTCGTTGTAGCGGCACTCCCAAAATCGCATGGTTAAATTGCAAGCTAGGAAAGTCCGCAACTACCTGATGGGCGTAAGGGCCAGCATTCACCAGCGTATACTGCGACTGGATGCCAACTACGGCTAAAATTGATTTCATATAGTTAGAGAGGGCTTTACAGTCTCCGTAACCCAGACGGTCGACAGTAGCTGCCTCAAAAGGCTGATAGCCGCCAATACCCAACTGAATGCTGACGTAGCGAGTTTTGGATTGCATATACTCGTACAGCGTTCGGATGATCTCAGTGGTATCGCTCAATCCGGCAATTTGCTCCTTAATCTCCTGTTGGGCAGTCTGAGGAAGTTCGGTACGGCCTTCGTTTAATTGATTAACCCACTCACCAATCTTTTGCCAGCTACTTTGGTCGCCGGTGTATTCTTCGTAGCTAAACTGGTTAGGAGCCAAAAGTACTTTGGGCACCAGTGATGGTAGGTTGGGGCGCAGTTGCTCTTTACTAAGTGCTTGATGGTTGGTCAGCTCCCACTGATACCAGTGTTGATTTTCCTCCTGCCAGGTTTTAGGTTCTGAACTTTGTATGGCGTGGTACCTTAATGGCGAATCAGCCGGAGTAGCTACGGAAAAGGTGGATTTCTCAACTGACAAATTGAAATTGCTCACGGGGTACCAATCCCGGTAATCGAGTATTCCGTCGTACTCTATCTCATAGGAATACTTTATGGTGTACGGATAGCTCGGCGAATCATAATCAAAGTACTTAACTCGATTGTCGCCAAAGATAGCGTAGGAGGAAAAGGCACTTTCATCTTTTATGTCCTTGTTCTTAACTTTCTTTACTTCTTTTCCCCGAGCATCGTATATCACACATCCAATGTTCTTTACTTTACGCTGAGGATCATACGATACCGCAAATAGTCCGAAGTGATCCCCGTTTTTATTCAGCACCGTTACGGCCCGGCTTATTTGGTACGTAGCTTGTTCAATAGAGTGGATGATTAGCGTTTCTTGCTGATTTCTGACCACTGCATTTGCATTTTGCGTTAACTCCACCGGAATAGCTGAAACCCGATAGTCATCAGCGGCATACAAAGCCGTGCTGAAAAATACAGAGAACAGGGTTAGCAGCCGGAATCTGGTGGAAGCATCAGCGGGGCGCAACCAAACCTCGTACGTTTTTTCTTTGGTAAGTGTATACATACGTAACTGTAAATTAGCTCTTAATTTTTTTCAGCACAATCTGCTCTTGCTGTTTGGCAACAATTATGTTAAAGAACTGTCTGAGGTGGGGGTACTCTTGAGCGTAGAATTTTATCTTATCAATTTTTAAACGAGACGTTATCTGAACGGTATTGCCCTGCTGTTGAGTAGTGAAGGTGTAGCGACCGGCTTTTTCGGGAAGGGCAATAACCAGGTTTTCCGGTAATTCATCTACGGCGTATCCCTCGGGAACACTGAGCGTAAGCATATAGGTCTCATTAGATGGGTACGGATAATCTACCGGGTACGCCCGACTTTCTGATTTAAACGGATTTTCTGCAAAACGCCCGGTTACGATCGGGTTCAAATAAATCACATCGCCCGCCTCGGTGGCTCCCTCCTGGAGCACCACCTGATAGGTTTCTTTCACGGGAGCTCCTACGGTCTCTAAAGATTCTAGCTGGTAATCTTGAATTGCCCAAGAGTGATTATCTTCTTTCAGTTTAGATAAATACCCTTCTGCTCCGTTTTCTTGACTTACTTTACGACGAAGGCGCATAGCGTTGTAACCGGAATACGAGCTATTGATGGTGCCTAGCAGTTGCCCGTCTTCCAGAGTGAGTTGAGCCATTACCGCTTCTCGAGTTCCCTTAGCAGGGTGTAGTTGAATCCATTTTTCGCCGGGTGCTTTGCTAACAATTCGGCCTTCCTGATTCAGACATCGCACCGGAAGTACGCCCGGAGGACAAACGGCATCAGTAGCATCTAGTAGTAGTTGCCCATCATTGGTAGAGGCCAGCGCTACTACGTAGTTGAATTGATTGAGCCGAGGAAACGTTTTGCGAAGCAGGCCGTGCGACCGGGTGCTTAACACCACCGGGTCAGCCGAGATACCCGCTTCCCGGAGCATAGCTACCAGCAACAAATTAATGTCGGCTGAATTTCCCGATTGGGTTTCTAACGTTTTCCGAAGGGTTTGATCGGCATACCTGCGCCTGTTTTGGTTCCAGCGAATATTGCGCTGTACATACTGGTAGATTGACGCAACCTTTTCTGTATCGGAATTTTTACCGGCAGTAAGTGATGCTACTTCATCTTTGGTGGTTCCGGTATGTTTAACAACATCTCCGAAGTAGGTATGCTCAAGCAACTGCTTGTCAATTTCCTCCCAAGTAGTGGTGTAGTTTTTATACAGTTCGTTCGGAAAGCGAGTACCCGCTAGTTCCATTTCTATTTTTAGCACGTAATCATCCATAGTGGTTACGTAAGGCTCTTCAATTAGAGCCGGCACGTTTTGGGCGGCCCAACGGTACTTTGTTGATTGAAAATTGACCTGTTCCTGACGCGCTTGAGAGCGACCTTG
This region of Tunicatimonas pelagia genomic DNA includes:
- a CDS encoding adenylate kinase; protein product: MLNIVLFGPPGAGKGTQSQKLIEEFGLTHISTGDLFRKHLGEGTELGKKARAFMDEGRLVPDQLVIDMVDDRLREENNLQGIIFDGFPRTIPQAKALDELLNQKETPITGMIALSVPDDELIARIVERGKTSGRADDQDKAKIATRLQVYQTETLPVATYYETQGRYELIDGVGSIDNIYERIKEAVARLQNIAG
- a CDS encoding nicotinate phosphoribosyltransferase, coding for MNLTNNLYTSSLALLTDFYQITMAYGYWKTGMAEKTGVFNLFFRKNPFNGGFSVNCGLSYVIDLLQSFQFTDTDLSYLSTLEGPDGRPMFEPAFLAYLQELKFTCDVDAIPEGTVVFPHEPLIRVKGPILQCQLIESPLLNIINYQTLIATKAARIHVAAKGEPVLEFGLRRAQGIDGALAASRAAYIGGGTSTSNVLAGKLFGIPVSGTHAHSWIMAFDDELSAFKAYAEAMPNNCILLVDTYNTLEGVKKAIEVGKILKSKGKQLLGVRIDSGDLAYLSIEARKMLDEAGFPDAKIVASNDLDENIISSLRTQDAKIDVWGIGTKLVTAYDQPALGAVYKLAALKEDGKWQYKIKLSEQAIKVNNPGIQQVRRFYTQKNSRRQIVADMLYDTLQTLEEKHKIIDPLDITRQKIIHSGEADFEELLVPVFRGGTATYESPKIADIRSATLRNLAELPWGVKRFVNPHSYPVGLEEKLFTKKTDLILKLRNLD
- a CDS encoding quinone-dependent dihydroorotate dehydrogenase, which translates into the protein MYKSVLRPLLFLLKPEQAHKVTVGLLRVAMAIPPVRLLFQKALEVDSPSLTQNLFGLEFKNPVGLAAGFDKDAKLIDEMAALGFGFVEIGTLTPHPQAGNPQPRLFRLPQDSGLINRMGFNNGGIHEAAKRLARRKSDIIVGGNIGKNKTTPNENATDDYEQCFELLFPLVDYFTVNVSSPNTPDLRQLQEKEPLFNLLNHLKELNQKKEHPKPILLKIAPDLNESQLDDIIEICLTVPVDGIIATNTTISRESLQTNAETLQQIGAGGLSGSAIRQRSTEVIRYIHQKSGGKLPIIGVGGIGCPNDALEKLEAGASLVQIYTGYIYEGPALVRDINRSILTQHTAYAGN
- a CDS encoding DUF3857 domain-containing protein, whose translation is MYTLTKEKTYEVWLRPADASTRFRLLTLFSVFFSTALYAADDYRVSAIPVELTQNANAVVRNQQETLIIHSIEQATYQISRAVTVLNKNGDHFGLFAVSYDPQRKVKNIGCVIYDARGKEVKKVKNKDIKDESAFSSYAIFGDNRVKYFDYDSPSYPYTIKYSYEIEYDGILDYRDWYPVSNFNLSVEKSTFSVATPADSPLRYHAIQSSEPKTWQEENQHWYQWELTNHQALSKEQLRPNLPSLVPKVLLAPNQFSYEEYTGDQSSWQKIGEWVNQLNEGRTELPQTAQQEIKEQIAGLSDTTEIIRTLYEYMQSKTRYVSIQLGIGGYQPFEAATVDRLGYGDCKALSNYMKSILAVVGIQSQYTLVNAGPYAHQVVADFPSLQFNHAILGVPLQRDTVWLECTSQTNPFGYLSDFTNDRYVLMVNDQGGNLVKTSDYSAQHNRQVRTIAMRLDEAGNGSMVVNTTYSGQLYDRIASITRLNATEQKQAVYEQIEVPNFRVKQFQYELAKKRLPVAREEMTIELDHYASVSGKRWFFSPNVMTRLESLPANTEERAYPVVFRQAYTEIDTVVIEMPENLYAEFTPESTEISSIFGDYYSEYQVDQGKIMYIRRFQRNKGNFPAEAYRELLDFYKKAVKADQQQMVLRRAT
- a CDS encoding M20/M25/M40 family metallo-hydrolase, with the protein product MTSPFDSDWKLLEQLCQVQAPSGNEGALKQYILAYVQQQQESWQRQPKIIQGDGFQDCLILVFGQPRTAVFAHMDSVGFTVRYQDQLVPIGSPKAESGTKLVGKDQLGPILCELNMDQADENSPKQAKYDFGRGIERGTELVYECHFQQSDDYVHSCYLDNRLGVLNALKLAETLEDGILVFSCWEEHGGGSVPYLAKFIFEEYGVSQCLISDVTWVTDGIPHGEGTVISLRDRNIPRRAFVNQIVALAQESGVSFQLEVEGSGSSDGRELQLSPYPFNWCFIGAPVTDAHTPQEKVYWPDATHMFALYQYLMKNL
- a CDS encoding 16S rRNA (uracil(1498)-N(3))-methyltransferase, giving the protein MATFYQPDIADGANFLGEEESRHCAKVLRLRPNDTITVVDGKGTYYQSVIQETSPKRCTFSIVRQQHQAAFPYSIHLLIAPTKNLDRTEWMVEKLTEIGVDSIQFVECDYSERRVLKLERLQRKAVSAMKQSGRALLPALVEIHPLTSGQLQLPADSSKFIAHIDENHHQPLSKLATTHTSYVLLVGPEGGFSPREITWATEQNFQMVSLGQYRLRTETAGLVGCQTLHTVNQLYSLGNSS
- the hpt gene encoding hypoxanthine phosphoribosyltransferase; the encoded protein is MQIKDLHFEPYLSQQSIQEKIIQLAETINRDQKGNDPIFIAVLNGAFIFMADLARHISIPSEITFVKVKSYEQLQSTGEHREFIGLEVPIEGRHLIIVEDIVDSGNTIQFLLKQLRSQHPASISIATLLFKPEALKHSIEIDYAGFHIPNDFVVGYGLDYDGFGRNLPDIYKLSSGE
- a CDS encoding DUF3127 domain-containing protein, with translation MEIQGKLIDLSDTTQVTDTFRKREFVVEYADNPQYPEFVKFECIQDRCDLLNNFQVGQELTVSFNLKGRKWVDPQGNTKYFNSLQAWRIQPAAAEAPASAPHPAADAPTSAPASSSGNGGDLLSASDEEDDLPF
- a CDS encoding transglutaminase domain-containing protein, which codes for MKFLLTTLLALLLHPAVGWTAEPPEIKFGKISQEELQMTHTHLDSSASAVVLADFGNTKINYNSNSGFQLIFTRHRRVKIFNSSGYNWADVIIPLYHDGSDRESISQIKGCTYNLENGKVVKTKLKNEGKFTEEYDENHQLHKFTLPNVKEGSVIEYTYRITSDFIFNLQDWRFQSSVPTVWSEYNVEIPEYFFYKPLSQGYYPFVINKQTTASGQYNISYRAQTPTDISQGRSQARQEQVNFQSTKYRWAAQNVPALIEEPYVTTMDDYVLKIEMELAGTRFPNELYKNYTTTWEEIDKQLLEHTYFGDVVKHTGTTKDEVASLTAGKNSDTEKVASIYQYVQRNIRWNQNRRRYADQTLRKTLETQSGNSADINLLLVAMLREAGISADPVVLSTRSHGLLRKTFPRLNQFNYVVALASTNDGQLLLDATDAVCPPGVLPVRCLNQEGRIVSKAPGEKWIQLHPAKGTREAVMAQLTLEDGQLLGTINSSYSGYNAMRLRRKVSQENGAEGYLSKLKEDNHSWAIQDYQLESLETVGAPVKETYQVVLQEGATEAGDVIYLNPIVTGRFAENPFKSESRAYPVDYPYPSNETYMLTLSVPEGYAVDELPENLVIALPEKAGRYTFTTQQQGNTVQITSRLKIDKIKFYAQEYPHLRQFFNIIVAKQQEQIVLKKIKS